From the genome of Phreatobacter cathodiphilus, one region includes:
- a CDS encoding Cro/CI family transcriptional regulator, giving the protein MRERGLEEAIKAVGGVGALARALGISQPSVSSWSRVPPERVIAVEKVSGVGRHVLRPDLYPESRSSIAVAMEAARDKAGTDEMDRLRSAEYGLLALLLFRVPTAEVLRQVAELKGDVSALGMAHLALARAAAETDEEKVGREFFDLFVGVGRGELLPYASYYLTGFLHERPLAAVRQSFVDLGIIREDGSREPEDHIALLFDVMANLAARTIGEGYETEKAFFEAHLKPWAGRFFADLESMTNRPFYAAVGAVGRLFVAIEDEAFSFDA; this is encoded by the coding sequence GTGCGTGAGCGGGGACTAGAGGAAGCGATCAAGGCGGTCGGCGGGGTGGGTGCCCTGGCGCGGGCGCTCGGCATTTCGCAGCCCTCCGTCTCGAGCTGGAGCCGCGTTCCGCCCGAGCGCGTCATCGCCGTCGAGAAGGTCTCCGGGGTCGGCCGCCATGTTCTGCGCCCCGACCTCTATCCCGAGAGCCGCTCCTCCATCGCCGTCGCCATGGAGGCTGCCCGCGACAAGGCCGGCACCGACGAGATGGACCGGCTGCGCTCCGCCGAATACGGACTGCTCGCCCTCCTGCTCTTCCGCGTGCCGACCGCCGAGGTTCTGCGCCAGGTCGCCGAGCTGAAGGGCGACGTCTCGGCCCTCGGCATGGCCCATCTCGCCCTGGCACGGGCGGCCGCCGAGACCGACGAGGAGAAGGTCGGCCGCGAGTTCTTCGACCTCTTCGTCGGCGTCGGACGCGGCGAACTGCTGCCCTACGCCTCCTACTATCTGACCGGCTTCCTGCACGAGCGGCCGCTCGCCGCCGTGCGGCAGTCCTTCGTCGACCTCGGCATCATTCGCGAGGACGGGTCGCGCGAGCCGGAAGACCATATCGCCCTGCTCTTCGACGTGATGGCGAACCTCGCCGCGCGGACGATCGGCGAGGGCTACGAGACGGAGAAGGCCTTCTTCGAGGCGCATCTGAAGCCTTGGGCCGGCCGCTTCTTCGCGGATCTGGAATCGATGACGAACAGGCCTTTCTACGCCGCGGTGGGCGCGGTCGGCCGGCTGTTCGTCGCCATCGAAGACGAGGCTTTCTCCTTCGACGCCTGA
- a CDS encoding DUF6505 family protein: MMLRTIRLDPSDTFVFPVAAEPGEWAVTGSFLFWGRDVAALAGKERAAFRSGFAGVSSLGFSTLVVAQPIRAEERAAAVDSLARHLVDRLGAPDMDAARAAAAEEIAFAASLAEHPEGTLVAMYRALEAGEIREQFRTLAAREKTAGADSLHATARAFTFHEEVEDGPEERVDLIDMMAARK, encoded by the coding sequence ATGATGCTGCGGACCATCCGCCTCGACCCGTCCGACACCTTCGTGTTCCCCGTCGCCGCCGAACCGGGCGAGTGGGCCGTCACCGGCTCCTTCCTGTTCTGGGGCCGCGACGTCGCCGCCCTCGCCGGCAAGGAACGCGCCGCCTTCCGCTCCGGCTTCGCCGGCGTCTCCTCCCTCGGCTTCTCGACCCTCGTCGTCGCCCAGCCGATCCGCGCCGAGGAGCGCGCCGCCGCCGTCGACAGCCTCGCCCGCCATCTCGTCGACCGCCTCGGCGCCCCCGACATGGACGCGGCCCGCGCCGCGGCGGCGGAGGAGATCGCCTTCGCCGCCTCCCTCGCCGAGCATCCCGAGGGCACGCTCGTCGCCATGTACCGGGCCCTCGAGGCCGGCGAGATTCGCGAGCAGTTCCGCACCCTCGCCGCCCGCGAAAAGACCGCCGGCGCCGACAGTCTGCACGCCACGGCCCGCGCCTTCACCTTCCACGAGGAGGTGGAGGACGGCCCCGAGGAGCGGGTGGACCTGATCGACATGATGGCGGCCCGCAAATGA
- a CDS encoding DUF3306 domain-containing protein, translating to MSGADKGFLSRWSRLKRQPAPAPEPPAPAAEPAAAPLPEGQALDDLLAQLPRIEDLVPGQSLSAFMQPWVPTGIRNAALQRMWLLDPAIRDYVSPALDYAYDYNTPGGAPGFGPMETGRDAIREVAEMFDRALGKAPEADAATAAGEHDNVSQSGSANAPADAAMQQSFPGTAVVRTEVSGASEKTSGKAQEIGGEDAKAPAAVHKSASETKDLRPVGRRHGGALPG from the coding sequence GTGAGCGGTGCCGACAAGGGGTTTCTCTCCCGCTGGTCGCGGCTGAAGCGCCAGCCAGCCCCGGCACCCGAACCTCCGGCGCCGGCCGCAGAACCCGCCGCCGCGCCCCTGCCCGAGGGCCAGGCGCTGGACGACCTCTTGGCACAGCTTCCCCGCATCGAGGATCTCGTTCCCGGCCAGAGCCTCTCGGCCTTCATGCAGCCCTGGGTGCCGACCGGCATCCGCAACGCCGCGCTCCAGCGCATGTGGCTCCTCGACCCGGCGATCCGCGATTATGTCAGCCCGGCGCTCGACTACGCCTACGACTACAACACGCCCGGCGGCGCACCGGGATTCGGCCCGATGGAAACCGGCCGGGACGCCATCCGGGAGGTCGCCGAGATGTTCGACCGGGCCCTTGGCAAGGCGCCTGAGGCCGATGCGGCGACGGCGGCAGGCGAACACGACAATGTGTCGCAATCCGGTTCGGCAAACGCCCCTGCCGATGCTGCGATGCAGCAATCCTTCCCTGGCACGGCAGTCGTGCGCACGGAGGTATCCGGCGCCTCGGAAAAGACGTCTGGAAAAGCACAGGAAATCGGCGGGGAAGACGCGAAGGCCCCTGCTGCGGTGCACAAGAGTGCGAGTGAAACGAAGGACTTGCGGCCTGTCGGTCGCCGCCACGGAGGGGCGCTGCCGGGTTAG
- a CDS encoding DUF3305 domain-containing protein — protein MPVQHLTVGIVAVKRKLNNPWVDFEWLPEAVLPGLPAVAPGTRIGAEGAVERWYIGPADITFHSGETAHYRDNLVSGRPAVWVALREGADGAWTVAGATVDPYEGEAFVDVVTDKVEALPMPHEIAVDLQAFVDAHHVDQPFFKRKRDRKDPHAEPDYGLGHPARQPGRRS, from the coding sequence ATGCCCGTCCAGCACCTGACCGTCGGCATCGTCGCCGTGAAGCGCAAGCTGAACAATCCCTGGGTCGATTTCGAATGGCTTCCCGAGGCGGTGCTCCCCGGCCTTCCCGCCGTCGCGCCGGGCACGCGGATCGGTGCCGAAGGGGCGGTGGAACGCTGGTATATCGGCCCCGCGGACATCACGTTCCATTCCGGCGAGACGGCCCATTATCGCGACAATCTCGTCTCCGGCCGCCCCGCCGTCTGGGTGGCGCTGCGTGAGGGCGCCGACGGCGCCTGGACCGTGGCCGGCGCCACGGTGGATCCCTATGAGGGCGAGGCCTTCGTGGACGTGGTCACCGACAAGGTCGAGGCCCTGCCCATGCCGCACGAGATCGCCGTCGATCTCCAGGCCTTCGTCGACGCGCACCACGTCGACCAGCCCTTCTTCAAGCGCAAGCGCGACCGCAAGGACCCGCATGCCGAGCCGGATTACGGCCTCGGCCACCCCGCCCGCCAGCCGGGGAGGCGGTCGTGA
- a CDS encoding twin-arginine translocation signal domain-containing protein, with amino-acid sequence MSDHAKTKGNAGAPARRDFLKAMTGASAVAAAAVVGSEPAEAQAVTRESRDERTKARYQANSAHVQAFYRTNRY; translated from the coding sequence ATGTCGGATCATGCCAAAACCAAGGGAAACGCCGGAGCTCCGGCCCGCCGCGACTTCCTCAAGGCGATGACCGGTGCCTCGGCCGTCGCCGCGGCCGCCGTGGTCGGCTCCGAGCCCGCCGAGGCCCAGGCCGTCACCCGTGAAAGCCGCGACGAGCGCACCAAGGCCCGCTACCAGGCCAATTCGGCGCACGTCCAGGCCTTCTACCGCACCAACCGCTACTGA
- a CDS encoding DUF6352 family protein, with translation MTTDTRTVTEFWVSSGHHMTRRVEGGGLAVTDEMILAYLARPELVPPPEACTAERALHAELMAAPRRPVTAAMIDALADEDARENWRFMIGFRDRLLAHPSVEAAYLSIVRQGAKGVPPLFLNQLVHLVLRNALDGCEDPFVLRAAELLFRPQKGSLKDGALLLADQELIESFEAERQALLHTSPLAAMMGTDAMGDLEVMTDETAPTYWSRSDAFSMVFNLGGDPRSREALCRALETWIAHMLGVETTIAPIERIEDGDWRWFVGLDAEATAIGNRLWRGEAVDPADQSRVCGLFRLDFADPRTVDPKLAGKPVYLIMALTEDMILRVKPQNLIVGLPLAGRQAA, from the coding sequence ATGACCACCGACACCCGCACCGTCACCGAGTTCTGGGTCTCCTCCGGCCATCACATGACCCGCCGCGTCGAGGGCGGCGGTCTTGCCGTCACCGACGAGATGATCCTCGCCTATCTCGCCCGCCCCGAACTGGTGCCGCCGCCAGAGGCCTGCACCGCCGAGCGCGCGCTCCACGCCGAACTGATGGCCGCGCCCCGCCGCCCCGTGACCGCCGCCATGATCGACGCCCTCGCCGACGAGGACGCCCGCGAGAACTGGCGCTTCATGATCGGCTTCCGCGACCGGCTCCTCGCCCATCCGAGCGTCGAGGCGGCCTATCTCTCCATCGTCCGCCAGGGCGCGAAGGGCGTGCCGCCGCTCTTCCTCAACCAGCTCGTCCATCTCGTCCTGCGCAATGCGCTGGACGGCTGCGAGGATCCCTTCGTCCTGCGCGCCGCCGAACTGCTGTTCCGCCCGCAGAAGGGTTCGCTCAAGGACGGCGCGCTGCTGCTCGCCGACCAAGAGTTGATCGAGAGCTTCGAGGCCGAACGGCAGGCGCTGCTCCACACCTCGCCGCTCGCCGCGATGATGGGTACCGACGCCATGGGCGACCTCGAGGTGATGACCGACGAGACCGCGCCCACCTACTGGTCGCGCTCGGACGCCTTCTCCATGGTCTTCAACCTCGGCGGCGACCCGCGCTCCCGCGAGGCCCTGTGCCGGGCGCTGGAGACCTGGATCGCCCACATGCTCGGCGTCGAGACCACCATCGCTCCGATCGAGCGCATCGAAGACGGGGACTGGCGCTGGTTCGTCGGCCTCGACGCCGAGGCGACCGCCATCGGCAACAGGCTGTGGCGGGGCGAGGCGGTGGACCCGGCCGACCAGAGCCGCGTCTGCGGCCTGTTCCGGCTCGATTTCGCCGATCCGCGCACCGTCGATCCCAAGCTAGCCGGCAAGCCTGTCTATCTCATCATGGCGCTGACCGAGGACATGATCCTCCGGGTCAAGCCGCAGAACCTGATCGTCGGCCTGCCGCTCGCCGGCCGGCAGGCGGCCTGA
- a CDS encoding biotin/lipoate--protein ligase family protein, translating into MALVTLRAPSTLDLPPGFRAVPLRESGDAFAHACRTAAEEGAGTLVWVRRFDLAEFAVILEPDQPLAEARKAFFMGMNATADAIAALCPPERSVAFAFPDAIRFDGGLVGGGRLGWPKRCAEDEVPDWLVFAASVRVSFSGLMEPGQAPTAAALDEEGFEGVGPAMLVESFARFLLRAVDIVQHQGFAPVVADYVQRLAKDRPGDTLSIAPDGDLIIRPAVGDMERRIGFLAGLTAAAWLDRDTGGPKL; encoded by the coding sequence ATGGCCCTCGTCACGCTCCGCGCCCCCTCGACGCTCGACCTGCCGCCCGGTTTCCGCGCCGTTCCCCTGCGCGAATCGGGCGACGCCTTTGCCCATGCCTGCCGCACGGCGGCGGAGGAGGGCGCCGGGACGCTCGTCTGGGTGCGACGTTTCGACCTCGCCGAATTCGCCGTGATCCTTGAGCCGGACCAGCCGCTGGCCGAGGCGCGCAAGGCCTTCTTCATGGGGATGAACGCCACCGCCGACGCCATCGCCGCCCTCTGCCCGCCCGAGCGCAGCGTCGCCTTCGCCTTTCCCGACGCGATCCGCTTCGACGGCGGCCTCGTCGGCGGCGGCAGGCTCGGCTGGCCGAAGCGCTGCGCCGAGGACGAGGTGCCGGACTGGCTGGTCTTCGCGGCGAGCGTGCGCGTCTCCTTCTCCGGCCTCATGGAGCCGGGACAGGCGCCGACCGCCGCCGCCCTCGACGAGGAGGGCTTCGAGGGCGTCGGCCCGGCTATGCTGGTGGAGAGCTTCGCCCGCTTCCTGCTGCGCGCCGTCGACATCGTCCAGCACCAGGGCTTCGCGCCCGTCGTCGCGGACTATGTCCAGCGCCTCGCCAAGGACCGTCCGGGCGACACGCTCTCGATCGCGCCCGACGGCGACCTGATCATCCGTCCTGCGGTCGGCGACATGGAGCGCCGCATCGGCTTCCTCGCCGGGCTGACGGCCGCCGCCTGGCTCGACCGCGACACGGGAGGGCCGAAGCTGTGA